Proteins encoded together in one Amblyraja radiata isolate CabotCenter1 unplaced genomic scaffold, sAmbRad1.1.pri scaffold_1128_ctg1, whole genome shotgun sequence window:
- the LOC116969764 gene encoding NACHT, LRR and PYD domains-containing protein 12-like: MHYLFESQNPALAQQTLGSVETLTFYGLGLTPIDCAVLSHAIRLCDTIKHLDLGNCRIQCEGLQRLGPVLHKCQRLRLGHNDLGDFGVKLVSAALRNPDCKIQILWLQLVGLTDSGAKNLVSALSTNTSLMELDLTGNSLTDRSVPALRDLILTLPRLEWIGLEKNKFSPTGKKELRSLQEPRPGLTVIV; the protein is encoded by the exons atgcactacctgtttgagtctcagaatcctgcactggctcagcagacactgggatctgtggaaacacttACATTCTatggactgggactgaccccgattgactgtgcggtcctgtctcatgccatcaggctctgtgatacaatcaaacacctcgatctggggaactgccgcattcagtgtgaaggtctccagcggctgggaccggtTCTGCACAAGTGTCAACGCTTGAG actgggacACAACGACCTGGGAGACttcggagtgaaactggtgtctgcggctctgaggaacccggactgtaaaatacagatactgtg gctgcaacttgtcggtctcacagattctggagccaagaatctcgtctccgctctcagtacaaacacCTCACTGATGGAGCTGGACCTGACAGGgaactccctcacagaccgatCTGTCCCCGCTCTCCGCGACCTCATTCTGACCCTCCCGAGACTGGAGTGGATcgg GCTGGAGAAGAATAAGTTCAGTCCAACAGGGAAGAAGGAACTGAGGTCGCTGCAGGAACCCAGACCTGGACTGACAGTGATCGTGTGA